One genomic region from Skermania piniformis encodes:
- a CDS encoding S1C family serine protease, translated as MGVQQTEPDAVPTNSGLRPPDAPVLGPRPVYRPEVDSATSQVFGRPNGTEGSFAAADRRVGPVPEVQVRIPDPILAEAYRRPPGSAEIIQRDPDGEPESAVDPEPVDPWRDPAAPARLGAPALAAPARPIRPPAERLGVRDVLFGGRVAPRALAVLAAIALLIGGLGGLVGRLTAETAGDLTSKRVSLSQNSLSNDEPRGRIAEVADAVLPSVVTIQASVGDEGSTGSGVVIDGAGYVVTNNHVISVAANDPTAKLQVIFSDGTKVPGRVVGRDTKTDLAVLKVEAKDLTVAKLGKSGDVQVGEDVIAVGSPLGLSKTVTAGIVSALHRPVPLSGEGSDTDAVIDAVQTDASINPGNSGGPLIDFDGDVIGINSAIRSQSGGSVGLGFAIPIDQVTQVSQALIRDGVMHHPDIGVNARTGKVVNDTTSGAQVVNVRDGSPAQQAGIVEGDVIVKVGDRVVSDSYELVVAVQLQQIGTAVPVQLVRDGRLVDVQVTPVSD; from the coding sequence GTGGGAGTTCAACAGACCGAACCCGATGCGGTACCGACGAATAGCGGCCTGCGTCCGCCGGACGCGCCGGTGCTCGGGCCACGTCCGGTGTATCGCCCGGAGGTCGATTCTGCGACCTCACAGGTCTTCGGTCGACCGAACGGTACCGAGGGCTCGTTCGCCGCTGCCGACCGGCGGGTAGGCCCGGTGCCCGAGGTGCAGGTGCGGATACCGGACCCGATCCTCGCCGAGGCCTACCGGCGCCCGCCGGGCTCGGCCGAGATCATCCAGCGCGACCCCGACGGGGAACCCGAGTCGGCGGTCGATCCGGAACCGGTCGATCCGTGGCGTGATCCGGCCGCGCCGGCCCGGCTCGGCGCACCGGCGCTGGCGGCGCCGGCCCGGCCGATCCGACCGCCGGCGGAACGGCTCGGGGTGCGCGACGTGCTGTTCGGTGGCCGGGTCGCGCCGCGTGCGTTGGCCGTGCTGGCCGCGATCGCACTGCTGATCGGTGGTCTGGGTGGGTTGGTCGGTCGGCTGACCGCGGAGACGGCCGGTGACCTCACTTCGAAACGGGTCAGCCTCAGTCAGAACAGCCTGTCGAACGACGAGCCGCGGGGCCGGATCGCCGAGGTTGCCGATGCCGTGCTGCCGTCTGTGGTGACCATCCAGGCAAGCGTCGGCGACGAAGGCTCCACCGGCTCCGGAGTGGTCATCGACGGGGCCGGCTACGTGGTGACCAACAACCACGTGATCTCGGTCGCGGCGAACGATCCGACGGCCAAGTTGCAGGTGATCTTCTCCGACGGGACCAAGGTGCCGGGGCGGGTTGTCGGCCGGGATACCAAGACCGACCTTGCGGTGCTCAAGGTGGAAGCCAAGGATCTGACGGTGGCCAAGCTCGGCAAGTCCGGCGATGTCCAGGTCGGCGAAGACGTGATCGCGGTCGGCTCGCCACTCGGCCTCAGCAAGACCGTCACCGCCGGTATCGTCTCGGCGCTGCACCGACCGGTCCCGCTGAGCGGCGAGGGCTCCGATACCGACGCGGTGATCGATGCGGTGCAAACCGACGCGTCGATCAACCCGGGTAACTCGGGTGGTCCGTTGATCGACTTCGACGGCGACGTGATCGGGATCAACTCGGCGATCCGTAGCCAGAGTGGTGGCTCGGTCGGCCTCGGCTTCGCCATTCCGATCGATCAGGTCACCCAGGTATCGCAGGCGTTGATCCGGGACGGGGTGATGCACCATCCCGACATCGGGGTCAACGCCCGTACCGGCAAGGTGGTCAACGACACCACCAGCGGAGCGCAGGTGGTGAACGTCCGGGACGGCAGTCCGGCGCAGCAGGCCGGAATCGTCGAGGGCGACGTGATCGTGAAGGTCGGCGATCGAGTGGTGTCCGATTCGTACGAGTTGGTCGTTGCGGTCCAGCTGCAGCAGATCGGCACCGCGGTTCCGGTTCAACTGGTCCGCGACGGTCGCCTGGTCGACGTGCAGGTCACTCCGGTATCGGACTGA
- a CDS encoding Mrp/NBP35 family ATP-binding protein, protein MPAAPAESDIRTALSKVLDPEIRKPITELGMVKSIEIDPAAGVTVGIYLTTAACPMRTEISDRVTRAIADVAGVGQVRVELDVMNDEQRTELRKSLRGDSAEPVIPFAQPGSLTRVYAVASGKGGVGKSSVTVNLAAAMAARGLAVGVLDADIYGHSIPRMLGTDARPTQVERMIIPPTAHEVKTISIAQFTQGNTPVVWRGPMLHRALQQFLADVFWGDLDVLLLDLPPGTGDVAISIAQLVPSAEILVVTTPQLAAAEVAERAGAISLQTRQRVVGVVENMSWLELPDGTRMDVFQSGGGQAVADRLTRVIGAEVPLLGQVPLDPAVTRSGDEGVPIVLTAPESAAGAALRSIAEQLSVRRRGLAGMSLGIDTTRRA, encoded by the coding sequence ATGCCCGCTGCTCCAGCCGAATCGGACATCCGCACTGCTTTGTCGAAGGTGCTCGATCCGGAGATCCGCAAGCCGATCACCGAACTCGGCATGGTCAAGAGCATCGAGATCGACCCGGCTGCCGGCGTCACCGTCGGCATCTACCTCACCACGGCGGCCTGCCCGATGCGGACCGAGATCAGCGACCGAGTTACCCGGGCGATCGCCGACGTCGCGGGAGTCGGTCAGGTCCGGGTTGAGCTCGACGTGATGAACGACGAGCAGCGAACCGAGTTGCGCAAGTCGCTCCGGGGCGATTCCGCCGAGCCGGTGATCCCGTTCGCTCAGCCGGGTTCGCTCACCCGGGTGTACGCGGTGGCGTCCGGTAAGGGCGGCGTCGGGAAGTCGAGCGTGACGGTGAACCTTGCCGCGGCGATGGCCGCCCGCGGGCTCGCGGTCGGGGTGCTGGACGCCGACATCTACGGACACTCGATTCCGCGCATGCTGGGCACCGATGCCCGGCCCACCCAGGTGGAGCGGATGATCATTCCACCGACCGCGCACGAGGTGAAGACGATCTCGATCGCGCAGTTCACCCAAGGCAATACCCCGGTAGTCTGGCGCGGTCCGATGCTGCACCGGGCACTGCAGCAGTTCCTTGCCGACGTGTTCTGGGGCGACTTGGACGTCTTGCTGCTCGATCTCCCGCCGGGTACCGGCGACGTCGCCATCTCGATCGCGCAGCTGGTCCCGAGCGCGGAGATCTTGGTGGTCACCACCCCGCAACTGGCCGCTGCAGAGGTAGCCGAACGGGCCGGAGCTATCTCTTTGCAAACCCGGCAGCGGGTCGTCGGCGTCGTGGAGAACATGTCCTGGCTGGAGTTGCCGGACGGCACCCGGATGGACGTGTTCCAATCCGGCGGCGGACAGGCGGTCGCCGACCGGCTGACCCGGGTGATCGGCGCCGAGGTGCCGCTGCTCGGCCAGGTGCCGCTCGACCCGGCGGTGACCAGGTCGGGCGACGAAGGCGTGCCGATCGTACTCACCGCACCGGAATCCGCCGCCGGCGCCGCGCTGCGATCCATCGCCGAGCAGTTGTCGGTGCGGCGCCGTGGCCTCGCCGGGATGTCGCTCGGTATCGACACCACTCGCCGGGCCTGA
- a CDS encoding DivIVA domain-containing protein encodes MLTMLLYVLVVAVVGALLFVVAGVVFGRSEELGPLPGETTLTRLPARGVTGADVRALQFQQVVRGYKASEVDWALEQLGAEIDRLRARLPADDEERAGVAEST; translated from the coding sequence ATGCTGACGATGCTGCTCTATGTCCTGGTCGTCGCGGTCGTCGGCGCACTGTTGTTCGTGGTGGCCGGCGTCGTGTTCGGACGGTCCGAGGAGCTGGGCCCGCTGCCCGGTGAGACGACTCTCACCCGGCTTCCGGCCCGCGGGGTCACCGGTGCGGATGTTCGGGCGCTGCAGTTCCAGCAGGTGGTGCGCGGGTACAAGGCCAGCGAGGTCGACTGGGCGCTGGAGCAGCTCGGCGCCGAGATCGACCGATTGCGCGCCCGGCTACCCGCCGACGACGAGGAACGGGCGGGCGTCGCCGAGTCGACGTGA
- a CDS encoding glucosyl-3-phosphoglycerate synthase yields the protein MTIIDIRSAAHRDRGERNVWHRPEWTVAELVAAKRGRTVSVVLPALNEESTVAGVVASIRPLLGGLVDELVVLDSGSTDRTAARARAAGATVISREQAVPELAPVPGKGEVLWRSLAATTGDLVAFVDSDLLDPDPAFVPKLLGPLLTTSGVHLVKAFYRRPLRAGTTVDVNGGGRVTELVARPLLAALRPGLCGILQPLGGEYAGTRELFTSVPFAPGYGVEIGLLLDTYERYGIAGIAQVDLGVRTHRNRSLADLGVMSRQVVGTLLGRCGIADSDAALTQFALHGDGFVPVRTAVDLIDRPPMNTLRPTSSVAAR from the coding sequence ATGACCATCATCGATATCCGCTCCGCAGCTCACCGGGACCGGGGTGAGCGCAACGTCTGGCACCGGCCGGAATGGACCGTGGCCGAACTGGTCGCGGCCAAGCGGGGCCGCACCGTCTCGGTGGTGCTGCCCGCGCTGAACGAAGAGTCCACCGTCGCCGGTGTGGTCGCCTCGATCCGCCCGTTGCTCGGTGGGTTGGTCGACGAGCTGGTCGTGCTCGATTCGGGATCTACCGATCGCACCGCCGCGCGAGCACGGGCGGCCGGTGCCACGGTGATCAGCCGCGAGCAGGCTGTGCCGGAGCTAGCGCCGGTACCCGGGAAGGGTGAGGTGCTGTGGCGTTCGCTCGCCGCCACCACCGGAGATCTGGTCGCCTTCGTCGACTCCGACCTGCTCGACCCCGATCCGGCATTCGTGCCGAAGCTGCTCGGGCCGCTGTTGACCACGTCGGGCGTGCATCTGGTCAAGGCGTTCTATCGCCGGCCGCTGCGGGCGGGCACCACGGTCGACGTGAACGGCGGCGGTCGCGTGACCGAACTGGTCGCCCGGCCGTTGCTGGCCGCCCTGCGGCCGGGCCTGTGTGGCATCCTGCAGCCGCTCGGCGGCGAGTACGCAGGTACTCGGGAGTTGTTTACCTCGGTGCCGTTCGCGCCGGGCTACGGAGTGGAGATCGGGCTGCTGCTCGATACCTACGAGCGATACGGCATCGCCGGGATCGCCCAGGTAGATCTGGGTGTGCGGACCCACCGCAATCGCAGTCTGGCCGATCTGGGCGTGATGAGTCGGCAGGTGGTCGGCACCTTGCTCGGCCGGTGCGGGATCGCCGATTCCGACGCGGCGCTCACCCAGTTCGCTCTGCACGGCGACGGGTTCGTGCCGGTCCGGACCGCGGTCGACCTGATCGATCGGCCGCCGATGAACACCTTGCGACCGACGTCCTCGGTAGCGGCGCGCTGA
- the glgC gene encoding glucose-1-phosphate adenylyltransferase — protein MRSQPHVLGIVLAGGAGKRLYPLTADRAKPAVPFGGAYRLIDFVLSNLVNAGYLRICVLTQYKSHSLDRHISQTWRLSGFGGEYITPVPAQQRLGPRWYTGSADAIHQSLNLIADEEPDYIVVFGADHVYRMDPAQMVRRHVETGAGVTVAGIRVPRSEATAFGCIDSDESGRITQFLEKPAHPPGIPDDPNSTFASMGNYVFTARTLVDAIRADSASIDSDHDMGGDIIPALADAGAAYVYDFADNIVPGETERDHGYWRDVGTIDAFYDAHMDLVSVHPVFNLYNRLWPIRSAAENLPPAKFVQGGLAQESVVGAGCILSAATVRNSVLSANVTVQDGATVEGSVLMPGVRIGRGAVVRRAILDKNVVVGAGEVVGVDLDRDRERFAVSAGGVVTVGKGARLIAE, from the coding sequence GTGAGGAGCCAGCCGCACGTGCTCGGAATCGTCCTCGCGGGCGGCGCTGGAAAGCGGCTGTACCCGCTCACCGCGGACCGGGCCAAGCCGGCAGTACCGTTCGGGGGCGCGTACCGACTCATCGACTTCGTACTGAGCAACCTGGTCAATGCCGGCTATCTGCGGATCTGTGTGCTCACCCAGTACAAGTCGCATTCGTTGGATCGGCATATCAGCCAGACCTGGCGGTTGTCCGGGTTCGGTGGCGAATACATCACCCCGGTACCGGCCCAGCAGCGGCTCGGCCCGCGCTGGTACACCGGCAGCGCGGACGCCATCCACCAATCGCTCAACCTCATCGCCGACGAGGAGCCGGATTACATCGTTGTCTTCGGCGCCGATCATGTGTACCGGATGGACCCGGCACAGATGGTCCGCCGGCACGTCGAAACCGGCGCCGGGGTGACGGTTGCCGGTATCCGGGTACCGCGCAGCGAGGCGACCGCGTTCGGTTGCATCGACTCCGACGAGTCCGGCCGGATCACCCAGTTCCTCGAAAAGCCGGCGCACCCGCCGGGAATTCCGGACGATCCCAACTCCACTTTCGCGTCGATGGGCAACTACGTGTTCACCGCGCGCACCCTGGTCGACGCGATCCGGGCGGATTCGGCGAGTATCGACTCCGATCACGACATGGGCGGCGACATCATCCCGGCGTTGGCCGACGCCGGTGCCGCGTACGTCTACGACTTCGCCGACAACATCGTCCCGGGCGAGACCGAACGCGATCACGGCTACTGGCGGGACGTCGGCACCATCGACGCCTTCTACGACGCGCACATGGATCTGGTTTCGGTCCACCCGGTGTTCAATCTGTACAACCGGCTCTGGCCGATCCGGAGCGCTGCCGAGAACCTGCCGCCGGCGAAGTTCGTGCAGGGCGGACTGGCACAGGAGTCGGTCGTCGGCGCCGGCTGCATCCTGTCGGCGGCGACCGTGCGTAACTCGGTGCTCAGCGCCAACGTGACGGTGCAGGACGGGGCAACCGTGGAGGGCAGCGTGCTGATGCCCGGAGTGCGGATCGGGCGCGGTGCGGTGGTCCGCCGGGCAATCCTGGACAAGAACGTCGTGGTCGGTGCCGGCGAGGTGGTCGGGGTCGATCTCGATCGCGATCGCGAACGATTCGCGGTCAGCGCCGGCGGGGTGGTGACCGTGGGCAAGGGCGCCCGGCTGATCGCCGAGTGA
- a CDS encoding putative RNA methyltransferase codes for MTLYAAAVALLACPECGGDLELIERVLRCPRRHSFDVSRHGYVRLATGAPTRIAGDTAAMVAARERFLAAGHFAPIAAAVRAAAIGDDSPVDSRILEVGAGTGYYLADVLTGLPGASGVGLDVATPAVRRLARAHPQAVAVAADVRRPLPIRSGVVSHVLSVFAPRPVAELARVMAPGGRYVLVTPTGRHLTELIDDFAMIRVDPDKQRRVDAALASLFAPIARQPIDFSMNLDHADVAALIGMGPSARHGEPEQRSARLAALPDRLEVTGSVQVTTFRRG; via the coding sequence CTGACCCTGTATGCGGCCGCGGTCGCGCTGCTCGCCTGTCCGGAGTGTGGCGGTGACCTGGAGCTGATCGAGCGGGTACTGCGGTGTCCACGTCGGCACTCCTTCGATGTCTCCCGGCACGGCTACGTCCGGCTGGCAACCGGTGCCCCGACCCGGATCGCCGGCGACACGGCGGCGATGGTCGCGGCCCGGGAACGATTTCTGGCCGCTGGTCACTTCGCGCCGATCGCTGCCGCGGTACGCGCGGCAGCGATCGGCGACGACAGTCCGGTGGACAGTCGCATCCTGGAGGTAGGAGCCGGTACCGGCTATTACCTGGCCGACGTATTGACCGGGCTGCCCGGGGCGAGCGGGGTCGGGCTCGACGTCGCGACGCCGGCGGTCCGTCGGTTGGCTCGGGCGCATCCGCAGGCGGTGGCGGTGGCAGCAGATGTCCGGCGGCCGCTCCCGATCCGCTCCGGCGTCGTATCGCATGTGTTGTCGGTGTTCGCCCCCCGGCCGGTTGCCGAGCTGGCCCGCGTCATGGCACCGGGCGGCCGCTACGTGCTGGTCACCCCGACCGGGCGGCATCTGACGGAACTCATCGACGACTTCGCGATGATCCGGGTGGATCCGGACAAGCAGCGGCGCGTGGATGCTGCGCTGGCCTCGCTGTTCGCGCCGATCGCACGGCAACCGATCGACTTCTCGATGAACCTGGATCATGCGGACGTGGCGGCGCTGATCGGGATGGGCCCGTCGGCTCGGCACGGCGAACCGGAGCAGCGCTCGGCTCGGCTCGCCGCGCTGCCGGATCGGCTCGAGGTGACCGGCTCGGTCCAGGTCACCACCTTCCGTCGCGGGTAA
- the tatB gene encoding Sec-independent protein translocase protein TatB, whose protein sequence is MFGNIGWGELMVLLVAALVILGPERLPGAVRWTTQSLRQVRDYASGATQQLKDDLGPEYDEIRKPLAQLNQLRGMTPRAAITKHILDGDDSIFTGNFDKPASLPPAVPADPPRRLPKPLLPGDAPPIDTDAT, encoded by the coding sequence GTGTTCGGCAACATCGGCTGGGGCGAGCTCATGGTGCTGCTCGTCGCCGCACTCGTCATCCTCGGACCCGAGCGGTTGCCCGGCGCCGTGCGCTGGACCACGCAGTCGTTGCGCCAGGTTCGCGACTACGCCAGCGGCGCGACCCAGCAGCTCAAAGACGACCTGGGTCCGGAGTACGACGAGATTCGGAAGCCGCTTGCCCAGCTGAATCAGTTGCGGGGGATGACCCCGCGGGCGGCGATCACCAAGCACATCCTCGACGGCGACGACTCGATCTTCACCGGGAACTTCGACAAGCCGGCTTCGTTGCCGCCGGCAGTGCCGGCCGATCCGCCACGACGGCTGCCGAAGCCGTTGCTGCCGGGCGACGCGCCGCCGATCGACACCGACGCCACCTGA
- a CDS encoding O-methyltransferase, which translates to MANNSTVATKLDNADRILGYVESSVGEDEVLTTARERAAELGATPIPASVGALLSMFAQMLGARAVVEVGTGAGVSGLWLLDGMRPDGVLTTIDAEPEHQRAARQAFRSGDIAAQRTRLINGRALDVLPRLADSAYDLVFVDTTPTDHPAYVDAGVRLLRPGGVIAFHNALLGGRVADPTRRDPAVAAIRAAARAVAENEELTSVLIPVGDGLLCACRS; encoded by the coding sequence GTGGCGAACAACAGCACCGTGGCGACCAAGCTGGACAACGCGGACCGCATCCTCGGCTACGTGGAGTCCTCGGTCGGCGAGGACGAGGTCTTGACCACTGCCCGAGAACGCGCGGCGGAACTGGGCGCGACCCCGATTCCGGCGTCGGTCGGCGCGCTGCTGAGCATGTTCGCCCAGATGCTGGGTGCCCGCGCGGTGGTCGAAGTCGGCACCGGCGCCGGGGTCAGCGGGCTCTGGCTGCTCGACGGAATGCGTCCGGACGGCGTCCTGACCACGATCGATGCGGAGCCGGAACATCAGCGGGCAGCGCGGCAGGCGTTCCGTTCGGGCGACATCGCGGCCCAGCGCACCCGGCTGATCAACGGGCGCGCGCTCGACGTCCTGCCCCGGCTCGCCGACTCGGCCTACGACCTGGTGTTCGTCGACACCACCCCGACGGATCATCCGGCCTACGTGGACGCCGGGGTCCGGTTGCTCCGGCCGGGCGGGGTGATCGCGTTCCACAACGCGCTGCTCGGCGGCCGGGTGGCCGACCCCACCCGACGCGACCCGGCCGTGGCGGCGATCCGGGCCGCCGCGCGCGCCGTGGCCGAGAACGAAGAACTGACCAGTGTGTTGATCCCGGTCGGCGACGGGCTGCTCTGCGCCTGCCGCAGCTGA
- a CDS encoding zf-HC2 domain-containing protein — translation MSEDRERAASRRFRSTEHLSFEAVAAFVDGELTMTAHLRAGHHIAECPECAAEVDGQRHASGELRRLPQVSMPATLLGSLNQIPYCDVDCGAAEAPDGRRWSRRRRK, via the coding sequence ATGAGCGAGGACAGGGAGCGCGCGGCGTCGCGCCGGTTCCGCTCGACCGAGCACCTGTCCTTCGAAGCCGTCGCGGCGTTCGTCGACGGTGAGCTGACGATGACCGCGCATCTGCGGGCCGGGCACCACATCGCCGAATGCCCGGAGTGCGCCGCCGAGGTCGACGGGCAGCGGCATGCCAGTGGCGAACTGCGGCGGCTGCCGCAGGTCTCGATGCCGGCTACGTTGCTCGGAAGTCTGAACCAGATCCCGTACTGCGACGTCGACTGCGGTGCTGCCGAGGCCCCGGACGGTCGCCGCTGGTCGCGTCGTCGGCGCAAGTAG
- the sigE gene encoding RNA polymerase sigma factor SigE has product MVDAGSKYAEISDYELPSGAEGGALTGTAAFDATGERSAMPSWDQLVREHADRVYRLAYRLSGDAQDAEDLTQETFIRVFRSLSNYQPGTFEGWLHRITTNLFLDMVRRRSRIRMEALPEDYDRVPASGPGPEQVYHDARLDPDLQSALDALAPEYRAAVVLCDIEGLSYEEIGATLGVKLGTVRSRIHRGRQALRDHLAAQGTVGYRTEQKVG; this is encoded by the coding sequence ATGGTCGATGCGGGAAGTAAGTACGCCGAGATCTCCGACTACGAACTGCCGTCGGGTGCCGAAGGGGGAGCGTTGACCGGCACCGCAGCTTTCGATGCTACCGGCGAACGCTCGGCCATGCCGTCCTGGGATCAACTGGTCCGCGAGCACGCCGACCGGGTCTACCGGTTGGCCTATCGACTCTCCGGTGACGCCCAGGACGCGGAGGACCTGACCCAGGAGACGTTCATCCGGGTCTTCCGATCGTTGTCGAACTATCAGCCGGGCACGTTCGAGGGCTGGTTGCACCGGATCACCACGAATCTGTTTCTGGACATGGTGCGCCGCCGCAGCCGGATTCGGATGGAGGCGCTGCCCGAGGACTACGACCGGGTACCGGCGTCCGGCCCCGGCCCGGAGCAGGTCTACCACGATGCCCGACTCGATCCGGATCTCCAGTCGGCGCTCGACGCGCTTGCCCCGGAGTATCGAGCTGCGGTCGTGCTCTGCGATATCGAGGGTCTGTCCTACGAAGAAATCGGTGCCACACTGGGAGTCAAGCTGGGTACCGTGCGCAGTCGGATCCATCGTGGTAGGCAGGCATTGCGGGACCATCTGGCCGCGCAGGGCACGGTGGGGTACCGGACCGAGCAGAAGGTCGGGTGA
- a CDS encoding DUF3117 domain-containing protein, with the protein MAAMKPRTGDGPLEATKEGRGIVMRVPLEGGGRLVVELTPDEAAALGEELRGVTSKA; encoded by the coding sequence ATGGCGGCCATGAAGCCCCGCACAGGGGACGGTCCCCTCGAGGCAACCAAAGAAGGGCGCGGGATCGTGATGCGGGTTCCGCTCGAGGGGGGCGGGCGCCTGGTCGTCGAACTCACACCTGACGAAGCGGCGGCTCTCGGCGAGGAACTGCGGGGTGTGACCAGCAAGGCCTGA
- a CDS encoding lytic transglycosylase domain-containing protein, with amino-acid sequence MGRHRKKTTPGRTSAWALSGLVPVSLVGAVSSTTLGAAPVQPVTDPVHDTSTAVLAAAGADPLHSVKQAAELVDHGPPPLPVSPPSPPLPTDLAASPVAVPVVNIDAYQAAERTLAAQNPNCHMPWTLVAGIGRVESAHANNGKADGAGELLAPIFGPILDGSLSGNNVIHDTDGGAMDGVSGYDRAVGPMQFLPETWNRYGADGNGDGVVDPQNLFDAALTTGKYLCDGGLDMRDLTQQNRAILRYNNSMAYVANVMAWELAYSTGVVPPPDSTPKI; translated from the coding sequence ATGGGTCGGCATCGTAAGAAAACTACGCCCGGACGCACGTCCGCATGGGCGCTGTCCGGGCTGGTTCCGGTAAGTCTGGTCGGCGCGGTCTCGTCGACCACGCTCGGCGCGGCACCGGTCCAACCGGTCACCGATCCGGTGCATGACACATCGACGGCGGTCTTGGCAGCGGCCGGCGCCGATCCGCTGCACAGCGTCAAGCAAGCGGCAGAGCTGGTCGACCACGGACCGCCGCCGCTACCGGTCAGCCCGCCGTCACCACCGCTACCGACGGACCTGGCGGCGAGTCCGGTGGCGGTGCCGGTGGTGAACATCGACGCCTACCAGGCGGCCGAGCGCACCCTGGCGGCGCAAAACCCGAACTGTCATATGCCCTGGACGCTGGTCGCCGGGATCGGCCGGGTCGAGTCGGCACATGCGAACAACGGCAAGGCCGACGGCGCCGGCGAACTGCTCGCCCCGATCTTCGGACCGATCTTGGACGGTAGCCTCAGCGGCAACAACGTCATCCACGACACCGACGGCGGCGCCATGGACGGGGTGTCCGGTTACGACCGCGCAGTCGGGCCGATGCAGTTCCTGCCGGAGACCTGGAACCGCTACGGCGCGGACGGCAACGGGGACGGAGTCGTCGACCCACAGAACCTCTTCGACGCCGCGCTCACCACCGGCAAGTACTTGTGCGACGGCGGGTTGGACATGCGGGATCTCACCCAGCAGAATCGAGCCATCCTGCGGTACAACAATTCGATGGCCTACGTCGCCAACGTCATGGCCTGGGAGTTGGCCTACTCGACCGGCGTCGTTCCGCCGCCCGACTCGACACCCAAGATCTGA
- a CDS encoding lytic transglycosylase domain-containing protein: MTVSALVLAGLVTAGTAAGDAAGPARPETIDQAGGATLAESTVDLRDSGAPAPDGVGVLPAEPKPARMLRAAGQTPADGATPFAAGSIVPFAAGSTVALPAVATPVRGVSIPAIVGALGIPENVLAAYRNAELAMAAAEPSCGLSWSLLAGIGRIESGHANGGKADVNGTTSNPIMGPALDGTLAGNEVIRAANGSAVRALGPMQFLPSTWQAYSADANADGAADPNNIYDAALGAGKYLCAGGMNLRDPSQELRAVLRYNNSMAYASNVLSWAASYRNGVAPTMPDLSADLVAPGGLSPVDSGGPLIDAAAVGAAGSPAQAVAVAAAPGTPGAPGTAAAPGTAVQPGTTTAEPSPSPSMITVPGLPPIPCAPICSAIPTVQVPGVVGEPAPAAPAAPAVPAAPVPAPVAEPAPAPALPELPQLPALPELTLPPVPELNLPTMPAPAMAPQPSAAVVAPEPQPFVPVPGITLPALPTDLPTIPFGPPA, from the coding sequence GTGACGGTATCCGCATTGGTCCTTGCCGGGCTGGTGACGGCAGGAACGGCAGCGGGTGACGCGGCGGGTCCAGCGCGTCCGGAAACAATCGATCAAGCCGGCGGCGCCACGCTTGCCGAGTCTACTGTCGACCTTCGCGATTCCGGTGCACCCGCGCCGGACGGGGTCGGCGTGTTGCCCGCGGAGCCGAAGCCGGCGCGCATGCTGCGCGCGGCCGGCCAGACGCCGGCCGACGGTGCGACGCCGTTCGCGGCCGGCAGCATCGTGCCGTTCGCCGCCGGCAGCACGGTGGCACTCCCGGCCGTCGCAACGCCGGTGCGGGGTGTCTCGATCCCGGCCATCGTCGGCGCCCTCGGGATTCCGGAGAACGTGTTGGCGGCGTATCGCAACGCCGAGCTGGCAATGGCCGCCGCGGAACCGAGCTGCGGCCTGAGCTGGAGCCTGCTGGCCGGGATCGGCCGGATCGAGTCGGGCCATGCCAACGGCGGCAAGGCCGACGTCAACGGCACCACCAGCAACCCGATCATGGGTCCCGCGCTGGACGGAACCCTCGCCGGCAACGAGGTGATCCGCGCCGCCAACGGCAGCGCGGTGCGGGCACTCGGACCGATGCAGTTCCTGCCGAGCACCTGGCAGGCCTACTCCGCCGACGCCAACGCAGACGGCGCCGCCGACCCGAACAACATCTACGACGCGGCCCTCGGAGCGGGCAAATACCTCTGCGCCGGTGGGATGAACTTGCGTGATCCATCGCAGGAACTGCGCGCGGTGCTCCGGTACAACAACTCGATGGCGTATGCCTCGAACGTGCTCAGCTGGGCCGCGTCCTACCGCAACGGCGTCGCACCCACCATGCCGGACCTGTCCGCGGACCTGGTTGCGCCCGGCGGCCTGTCCCCCGTCGACAGCGGCGGACCGTTGATCGACGCCGCCGCCGTCGGGGCGGCAGGCTCGCCGGCCCAGGCGGTGGCCGTTGCTGCCGCCCCCGGCACGCCGGGCGCCCCGGGTACGGCAGCTGCGCCGGGCACCGCGGTGCAACCCGGCACCACAACCGCCGAGCCGTCGCCGTCGCCGTCGATGATCACGGTTCCCGGTCTGCCGCCGATCCCCTGCGCCCCGATCTGCTCGGCGATACCGACGGTCCAGGTGCCGGGTGTGGTCGGCGAACCGGCACCGGCCGCACCGGCTGCACCGGCGGTCCCAGCCGCTCCGGTTCCGGCTCCGGTGGCCGAACCGGCCCCCGCACCGGCCCTGCCGGAACTGCCGCAGCTACCCGCATTGCCGGAGCTGACCTTGCCCCCGGTACCCGAACTGAACCTGCCGACCATGCCGGCACCGGCGATGGCCCCACAACCAAGCGCCGCCGTCGTAGCACCCGAACCGCAACCGTTCGTCCCGGTCCCGGGCATCACCCTCCCGGCGCTGCCTACCGATCTACCGACGATTCCGTTCGGGCCACCCGCATGA